From the genome of Glycine soja cultivar W05 chromosome 14, ASM419377v2, whole genome shotgun sequence:
CAGTATATTATGCCATTTTATTAGGGGGAAAAAACAAATCCATATAGTTATAGTGGAGTGCACGTTGCCCCACCACAAAGCTATTATTAGACAACACTAATCTAAAGTCCAAGTGTAGAATCTGCTTGCGGAAAACACTACATTACAGCTATGTTAACATTAACATAAATTTGTATCTTGCCGATCATTTTAGTAACAGTAATCACCTCCGTAACCCCATGAAACTATAATGATTGCCCAAAACGCTGTTACCAGACATTTGTAATAATGGGATGTTAAAGGTCTAAAGCAGAAGCAGGGAAAAGCCGCCTGAATAAGAACTCAAAAGAACAAAttacacttttcttttcttagttGAATGCTTCTTCTAGACTAGGTAAGACTTAATTATAGGAAGAAAATCAAATCAAGACATTTTATGTAAAATGTAACCATACAATATCATGATCCTAGCctgtcaaaaacaaaattaataacaattattAACTAAAAGCTTGCTCTCTTTAGGGAAGTAATAGTAACGGAAGAACCCAATGGAGAAGTTCCCACTTGAATCTCGAACGAGTCGTAGCGGAGAAAAAACTCCACGACGAGAAGCCTCGAAACCAAGGTGACGAAGTCTTTTCCGGCGCATTGCTTGTTCCCAATTGTCGGAGATTCGGTCTCAGGGCCATTGGACCACAGCACGTGTTTCAGAAGCTTTTCCCCTTCCTCCCCGACGAACCTGTCCCCCACAAACTCCTCGGCCCTCTCGAAGATCCTAGGATCCTTCGTCGCAAACGGTTGGTATCCGAACAGCATTTCCCCTTCCTTCACCTGAAACACGGGTCCTCAAATTATAAACTTTACTTGATCATGAAAAAAAGTTGTTAGACCATTGATACGAAAATAACTATAATTCGAACTTAAAATGATcacaatttataattgaatgttGTATCGTATTAATAGTTTCAGGGTCACTTCCATTTCCcgctataaaaaatattaacctgAAATGCGTGGTCGTGGCTCTCGATGATCAAGTCCCTCTTCGCCCTCCCGAACTGCAACGGCACCGGCGGGTCGATGCGGAACGCCTCGTACACCACCGACTTCATCAGCGGCATGTTCTCCATCGCCGCCATGGTGATCTCCCCGCCGGCGCCTCTCACGGCGGAGCGAATCTCCTCCGCCAGGCGCGCGTGGAGCTTCACCCCGGCGCGTCCGATCCACTTCAACACGTTCGGGAAGAACAGCTTCATCCCGCCGAAGGAGTTGAAGCACGTGGCGAATAACAAATTATGGCAAGCCTCATCGCGCGTGATCCCCAATCGCTCCGCTTCGTCTAGCACAGAACCAGAAGACTGGTAGAAGAAATCgtagagtctctggtaatcttTTTGGATCAGAGAGAACGGTAGGCGGAAGCTCCGGATTGTTGATTCTTCCAAGAATTGAGGGAGGCCCAAGCGGAGGATTGGGCCGAGCTGAAATAGGACCCATTTCTGAACGATTTTAGGGCCGTCGCGGCCAAGTTTGGTGTCGGCGGGGTTGGAGTTGAAGAGGGAGCGTGCCAAGAAGTTGAAGGCGGCTTGGTCGTTGGCGTCGCCGAAGCTGGCTTTGCCAGCTTCGGCGAGGTTGGCTTCGAGCTCGTGGAAGAGGTCTTTGTAGGACGCGTGGAACTCAGAGATGACGTGGGCGCGTCGGGATTTGAGGAGGAAGAACATGAGTTGTTTGAGGAGGGAGTGTTTGGGTTCGGAGGGGTCAAGGTAGGAGAGGACTCTGTAGCCGCCGGTGAGTTGGGTGGAAGGCATGAAGGTGCCGGTGAAAACATCTCTTTTGTCGACCTTGGAGTTGTCGAAGAGGATGGGGAAGGTTTTTGCGTCGAGGAGAACGACGACGTTTGGGTTGGGGGCGAGGAAGGGGCCAGGTGGCATGTTGGTACGGAAGACAGTTGACTGGTACTTTTGGATGCGGGACTTGAAGAACTCGTCGCGGCCCTGCTTGTAGAAATAGTCTTGCCGGTCCTTCAAGGGACCGATCACCGGGAACCCGCAGTCGCCGGGGATTTTGCGGATGGGGAGCTTGCTTGGCTCAGGGGAGGTAACCGACACAGCCGGTAGCGGTGGTTTCTCGGAGACAGAGGCTCGGATGGAGGGAACAGGAATAATTGATGAAGATCGTTTCTTTGTTCTGGAGGGTAATTCCAGTCGAAGGAAGGGAGAGGAGAGCGTGGTGGAGGCTGAGGATGCCATTTTTTATGGGAAGGGAGAGGGCTATTGctactatatatatagagagagatgaTGTGCTCACCAGTGATCACTCACCATTCAAGAGCGCGGTCTCTTTTATTCACCTGAAAAACGGAGACTAGTTTGGAAATAGGAAACACGAATATCGATACGGACACCGAATTTCAGATATCGGATATGGACACAAGAACACAAGAACATCTGTAATGtttaaaatatagaatatgATACGGGTGTTGTCTCGATATCAAACACTAATAATAACCATAtaaaacaaaagattgaattttgtgctttaattgtttctttttccaCCATGCCTTGCGTTGCCTTGCATCTCCCTCTtccttacttattttattttattttttgcttcacGATAACACGtgtagtttttatttaaattaagtaGAACATAGGTTGATGATAAGTCTGTCTTAGCCTTGTTTAATGTAAGGCTCAAACTCTATTTAAAAGATAGTTCTAGTATAAGCTTAATGTTATACAGAATTACAGACCCCTAATGGGGGTAAGCACAAACAACCTGCACCAACTTGATCTACCGCCCCCTATTATTTTtgggaaagaataaaaaaataaagttcgTTTTGTTTAAGgtaatattcttattttattgataGTTATAACATAACGATTCTTTTACGAATTTTCTATAAAACAAAGTGTTAATAATGTGAGAAAATTTACTATAAATGggtaaacataaaataaaacaatcatTTCCCTTGATCGAATTACGCATCCCATGGAAGTGCTGAGTCCAGTCATGGaatgttgtttaaattatataagaaattagtttattataattttcattttatctcttgaaaaatgtttaatttatctTATCATACTAATGATCGATATCTGTAATACTTTGATAAATTACTATTATAACTAATATTTAgaacattttatataaaatttgatgtAAATTTGCATATTTGATGAACGAAATTTGGTCCCGTGTTGTCCATTCCTGGCTCCGTCGATACTATTAATTGTTCTCTAACTTTATACATTATTATTTCGTAGGTGTACACTGTACAGTGTACTGCACAGATCGTGAATATGgattattattttctgtttctTGCACTAGGTGTGCAATGTGCACACTGCACAGTACAATGTACAGCACTAGCAatatcattttgaaaaatgttagaacactgattaaaaaatttaaaataaaaatatttttattgaaagacAACAACTTACACTATACAGTCGTGGGTCCAATTGTgttgtttaatttctaaatgGAAGTGCTCAAAAACTTGTTAGATTTTGTCCACCATCTCAATTAccattgataaattattttctctcgCGGCAGTTATTTCTAGCTGGGGGTAGTGCTGCAACGAATACGTCGAAACCCAGAAGTTTAATTAGTTGATTCATCAGCTATTTTCAAAGAGTTCAATTTTAGTttgatttatttgaaataataactatttttcagAATTTAAGTTCAAACAAACATGAGTTATaaagtgtttaattttttcttaataaagtaaaatagttATCACCCTTTTCCCTTTTAAATTATGGTTATTACATCTACCAAAAGATTATGCTTATTATTTTGCAGTAATTATTGTATCTAtgagttgttgttttttttaaaaaaaaatggtatctATGAGTATTTAAAACGAATTAAATgtaaatatcttaaataaaaataaaacttctggattttaaaaagttttggtTCCAGCTAATTAATTGGATATGCAACTAATTAACTCGCATGGTTAAAGAATCATAATTTTAGTTGTTAGATATATAGTTGAAGTATTAATCAGTTGGACAGTAAACTGATATATATGCTGCAAATATTGTATGGCGCATATAGCTATATTGATATAGCATGGTCATGGTGCTCTTGACTGCTAGCTGCATGCTCTCtctactatatatataaacatgggcatggtatatatatcattaatttcatttcatataTTGAAAAATGGATTTACATCTCCAATGCATTTTGGCATATTATGCCATTCTATCATGTTCCTCCATCCAATCGAACTGATTCTACTTTTACATCATATTAAAGTTTGTATTTGTCACCAGACCTATATCTATGAGAATAATAATTTCAGTGTCTCTTCGTATTTTATGGTCACTTAATAGTTAATAGGCACACAAATATTTTCTCATACCTAAATTTATTTTCCGTATTTTAGTTAAACAAAAGTTTTAactacaaaaaatataacaaataatgcatttaacaaaattcaaatcaaacataataatataattaattacaaaacatTTTGTGCATGAGTAGTACTTATAGCAAACAAAATTCGGTTCCAATATGTAAGAACCTTATAAAACAATTAGTAAATTTTCACGCGTTTCacgaatatttttatatttaagaaaaatatataaatagattgAATTAAAGAGAATCTAGATTAgacattttcattattaataatgAATGCTCTATTACATTAAATATGAATAGACTTGGTGAGAAAATTATGAAGACATCATTAACTTTGTGATAACACTCActcttataaatatttagaCACAAATAATCTTGATCACCTCTAAACTCATTTAACGATTTTATGTTTCATTTGTGTAGAAACATGTTTAGTAATTTAACGAGAGTTGAATAGGGATCCTATACATATACATGTTACACGAAACATTATAGCCATATGTGCAGCCTGGAAATATAGacttgtattaattattaaaaaaaaaaaagtagtcagAGCTGCCAACTAGGCAACACGGCTTTTTGAACCCCCCACGTGCCAATTTAACATAATATTCTTATTTCTCATCCTGTCTTACTTGACCCACTTCCAAGTTCCAACTACAAtggttttaacttaattttagtcttttagagaataattattattttaaatttctaaaaaggtaattattttcaaaataaaatattcttaacaCGTGTTAAATTCAGTTTTCCAGACATAtcactttaatttattagtaagTCACTTGCAAGATGAACGATAATACGATACATATCGTTTTAATACTTAGTGCCTATTTATTAATAGATTTTCAATTGTTTAATTTGAAACAAATAACTCCAAGTTTGACGATACCTCATCTTCGGTTATAATTAAAGTACACAACTCCTCCTTATAATCTGTCTGAATCTAGATACTTTAAAGTGAAGGATGTATTTTAAAGACTAAGTGCTAAATGATAACaatatatgacaaaaaaaataacaatataaaatttatttattgtttgttcaacataattattatcatttgtaTCGTACTACGTATTTTATAGAGTACATACGTTGCATCTCTGTCGgcaaattattcatattttatcaATGTTTTATGCATAAAGGATGACTCTTAAAttcttaaacaaaataataaagtgAACTAAtcaaatttttctataaataaaaaacctagTCAGCTAAAGTGCTAtatatgtacaaaaaaaaatatttagaaatagCATAGGATAGATTGGCACATGgggttgaaaaataaattagctGCCAACACCACTCACTAAAATAAAACAGTGTGATTAATTAGGTCAGTTGTGCGTGTGCTAAGATGGTAATTAACCTATGAAATGATCCTTTGTTGATCATGAATGTATGTAACATGAATTCCAATGAATCCAactcatgaaaaataatttggGTCCTAACCTTGTCAAGTTTAAGTCACTTGTTGAGTGACACCTAAAATAAGTTTTAGTTGTTGGATCCAAACTATTAGTAGGGAATTTAAGTAGAATGGACTACGCGGAAACCTTTTGcatgaatttatatataaaggaaaaatgaatgagataattcttatatatatatatatatatatatatataaagttttttgtaaatataattaatttgcatTAAAAAATGGTATAGTACGTATTAATACAAAAGTtcaattattgaagaaaaaataaggaTTAAAACATTGAAATAAACTAAAGaagttaaacttaaaaaaagacaaaatattcattctcctcttcttccttttctaatATAATCATCATTCTTATTGTCTAATAGGGTTATAGGGAGGCGAGTCCTCcaacttcttttctttctatgtAGTCAAATGTCTTctatcttctccttttttttatgatttttcaacTTCGAtaactttcttctttctttcaatgTACATAAGAAGATGCTCTTGTCTAACCTAGTTTTGTATTTAAACATTCAATTAAGCATTCAGAAACGCTGATTAACACTTGCATTCAAtgttttaattgtaaatattaatattaacttcTTTTATATACAAGatgctcttcttcttctttaattgttgatgaAATTTCACGTGGGTTTTATTAGTCCAAGTAAATAACCTGAGCATACTACTCTTTAGTGTGGTCAATATGTAtgattttctatttaaaaatattttattaatattttgaatCTATTTTGCTTCAACGAAAAGAAAAAGTCGATCTTTTTACCCCAGATTTTCAAGTTTTGGCAGTCAGAACATAGCACCGCAAGTTGTACTCGTTTCAACATGCGAAATGAGGTGGAAGCTAAGTTCGAAGTTTGAACTTGACGTCAAAACTCAACATTAACATAATTCACGTTGTATAAtgtattttaacatcaattttaattaaaaattgatgttaaaatatattataattaatgttaaaattaaaaataatttcaacatcaattcataattgatattaaaaatccttaataattaatattaaaaatttattttctagtaATGGTCCAAAGCCTCAACacaaatgaaaatagaatgttAGTGGTTGGTTGAATGTGTTTGATGCatgtatgtttttattatttatttttatttcatatttttataataaaattagaaataatttcataagaTGTCCTCTGCTAAAAGTGTTTATGAGTTCAAATTTACTCGTGATTCACTGCGATCCATGAATATCCTTTAGAGATTATAAATGTGTTCTAATTTATAGGATGAGAGATTAATCTTATTCACAAGTATATGCATCATTGTTATTGACCcaaattatatttacatatagaGAGGATCGAACACGATTTTCtcacttaaaaaatagtttgatttgagaaaatatttacttaccttgtaattataataatattacctttttttaaaaaaaatgtacaaaaaaaataaagtactactttgtaattataaatataaaaaatgagaatgagaataagAAACATTTTGGTAAAAAGATTTCAGCTTTTCTTCTACCAGATGTTTCTATGTTTCTGAAGGTCAAAGTCAGAAAGAGCCACACAAAACATAACCGTCCCCATTTTTATTGATTGTGTTTCTCACCACTCACAAACTAATATCTTTCTTCTTTAGCTTCAAAGTCAAGCCGTGTTGTTCTCTTGGTTCTCACTGCCGGCCAAAACACGTCAATCTCATGTGAATTAATTATACTTTACTGGAGTACTAATAAAGTAAGTTATTATTactatattattgtttattttattttattacattcaAAAGTCAAAATGCAGCATTCCGTCCATAGGTTAGCCATCCTTTCACATATGTGGGTTGGTTCATCCACGCCAGAACTGATCATGATGACTGAATTGAATTAGCCAACCTGcaccttatttaatttttatttttttaatgtctttcAAAGTACATAATACAGATACATCATACATGGCTTATTTAAGGAAATATGAAAATGTACAATAAGATTAAGTTAATTTTCTAttcaactcaatttttttaaccagTATCCTTTGTAAAAAATTAGtgattaattttctaaaatatttagaaTTGTTTAAGGAATTGATTtctctcaataattttttttatacacaaaatCTAGGATCAAATTAACTCATGATCACATGTTTAAGAGAAAAGAATCACACAATTATCTATCAATCCTAACATACCATCGTGTTGATactcaagttttattttttgtcaagtCATACAAATACAACATTAATACTTGTCACTTAGACTGAGTTTTGGATTTGTCATGCAGATGATAAAATACCAGTAGCATATTTG
Proteins encoded in this window:
- the LOC114385088 gene encoding allene oxide synthase 1, chloroplastic-like produces the protein MASSASTTLSSPFLRLELPSRTKKRSSSIIPVPSIRASVSEKPPLPAVSVTSPEPSKLPIRKIPGDCGFPVIGPLKDRQDYFYKQGRDEFFKSRIQKYQSTVFRTNMPPGPFLAPNPNVVVLLDAKTFPILFDNSKVDKRDVFTGTFMPSTQLTGGYRVLSYLDPSEPKHSLLKQLMFFLLKSRRAHVISEFHASYKDLFHELEANLAEAGKASFGDANDQAAFNFLARSLFNSNPADTKLGRDGPKIVQKWVLFQLGPILRLGLPQFLEESTIRSFRLPFSLIQKDYQRLYDFFYQSSGSVLDEAERLGITRDEACHNLLFATCFNSFGGMKLFFPNVLKWIGRAGVKLHARLAEEIRSAVRGAGGEITMAAMENMPLMKSVVYEAFRIDPPVPLQFGRAKRDLIIESHDHAFQVKEGEMLFGYQPFATKDPRIFERAEEFVGDRFVGEEGEKLLKHVLWSNGPETESPTIGNKQCAGKDFVTLVSRLLVVEFFLRYDSFEIQVGTSPLGSSVTITSLKRASF